The genome window tttcaaaggaaaacaaatgtaaTAACCAGTGCTGTGAAATGCAGaagaaaggttttgttttgttttcttgtgttttttgcttttttttaagaaaacccctttaaaatgttaatcttgtaaaaatatatgtatttggaattttatttttaatatacaatATTACAAAGTGAAAATATAGATTGTCCTCAGATTTGGAGTTTTCAGATAGGGCTATAGCGGTGGTTTTGATTCTTTTAGATGTCTCATAAAATGAGACTTATATATGTTAATGTATAATAAAACAAGATTATTTTCCATTTGAAACTTTGGGTTAGTTTAAAAATGCTTCTGTATTCTTTGTTGATATTGTGCCACGGCAAACCTTTAGTGCAGAGTTTTTATTGAACTAAACTGCCATGTTAACCAAGAGATGCATAAATCttttattcttaatatttgtaatttaaataaattgatatatgaaaaaaaaagaagtggagcagctggtactcggAACTGGTGCCATGTAAAATGCCAGCGCTAGCAGGTGGCaaattaacttgctatgccactacaccagccccttttttttccttattttcacttatttgagagactgAGCTAGTTGATTCCTGATCTGGGCTAGtctagaagctgggaactcagtccaggtctcctggggCTGTGGTAGGGACCCAGACATTTCAGCCATGGCCTGCTGCTACCCAGAatccgcattagcaggaagctggaatcaagagtagAGCTTGGTATTGGATatctgttctgttttttaaatgttgattacAACTCACTGACTTGATATTGCAGTTCACAGTTTGACAAGCACTGAATGTTAAGCcacagtggcttaacaggctaatcttacACATGCTAAGTgtcaacatcccaaatgggcacaagttccagtcacagctgctccactttttatccagcttcctacttatggcctgaaaaaattCAGTGGAGGTGGCTtgaatccttgggctcctgcacccatttgggaaacccagaagaagcccatgacttcagatcagctcagctgtagctgttgctgccatttggggagtaaacggGGGATAGAATGTGGCTCgctcgctctccttctctctgtatgtctgcctttcaaataaaaatgaatgctttttttttttttttaaaggcactgAATGTGCCATCATTCCAAATCCTTCTCTTGCTTTTACCTCTACCAGCAACAGACGGCCTCCTTTCTCGCAGCAGTGATATACAAGGGAAATGGGTCCTTACACCAGCTGCAAGTTGGATGCTTTCTGGAATTGACTTCCCAATCAAGATAAAATTCACAGCTGTGAATATATTAGTGTTGTTGAAGTTCCTGACCTGTATCCACTCTGTCCTAGCTTTCTGCCCATTGATCACCTTGCATACAGATCAAtatatgttcatttttatatgtGTTCATTTTATAAGTGTTCATCCTTAGAGTTTAGTTAAAAATCTTGTTCAACGTGGAGATTATGAAAATTCTCCCTGCTGTTCATGTCAGTTAAAACAATCTCAGTGATACTGGCCaaaattttttgtttatgttttctcttttccaatttgatCATTTTGTTGAAATTTGTTCTTAAAAAGTAGAAACATAATAGTATGTCCCCCCTTTACCACAAGCACCCCCAAAGCAGCCAGTGTTTGAGTGTTATAATACTCTCCTACGGCTGATTCAACCTTATGGTACACCAAACAACACATGACATCATTTTGCACCTGTTGCAAGTATTCCTACAAGATGAGTAAAACAGGATTGTAGGGCACAAGGTAATTGTGGCAGATATTTCAGTCTGGCCGCCAGAAATGATAGTTTATACTCTTACTAACTGAATGTGGGGGGACTTGACAATATTTTTGGTAGAAAATGATAGTTAAATTCCTGTGAAAATAAGAATCTTCATCATAACCATTTGTGTGTTTACTTTTCTGTGAGGTTTTAACTTTTTGAGCTTTTAGTATTTGTTGGggggctagatttttttttttaatttatttatttctatatgaaaggcagatttagagacaaagggacaggtcttccatcttgttcactccctaaaagaccTTAAtgaccaaaactgagctgatctgaagccaggaactttgggTACATGGGCCCAATCACCCAAGCCatccccttctcccttcccaagccacaaacaggaaaccctatcagaaatggagtagctggggcacaaactggacCCATACTGGGATGCCAGTGGtagcaggcaaaggattagtgtGCTGAGCCACAGGACCTGCCCATAGCACAGGCCttgtggcatggcaggcagaACTGCTGCTTGCGACAATGACATCCCGTATGCGCACCAGTTTGTGTCGGCTGCTCTGCATTAATGtcatgggaaaagcagtgaaagatggcccaagtgcttgggcactccacgcccacagaggagactgcagtgaaactccaggctccattctggccctgccctggctgttactgccatttgagctggctgttactgccatttgaggagtgaaccaacacagggaagttctctctataattctttcaagataactaaataaatttttagaaagaataaccacttgatttataaatattttgattttcctactttatttttgatgacttaCTGGAAGCAGTGTTTTAGAAGAACAGTTAAATTCATTGTACTTTTATGACTTCTGAATTTCATGTCACTTTGagattactggaaaggcaaaacagatttacagagaaaaggagatacagaaagatctttcattcactgattcattcaccaaatggccacaatagccaaagctgagcttatgcaaagcaaggagccgggagcttcttctgggtctaccatgcaaatacagggtcccaaggctttgggctgtcctctactgttttcccaagccataaacaaggatctggatgggaagtggagcagctgtggcatgaaccagcacccataaaagatactggtgcttgcaggaggaggattagtcgGTTGAGCCATCCTGCTGCACCACCCCTCAACACACTATAACTTTTAATGATGAATTTGCTTTTCATGtagtcctgtcagtttttgctttCCATGTTTTTTGTGGCTATGTTGTGATGTTGAATATTCCAGTATATGGTTGAGTCCCAATCCattttccctgctaatgtataaGTAGTGGAAGTAGTGATGACCTAAGCGCACAGGTTcgtgccacctatgtgggaaacccaggtggggtttctgactcctggcttagcttggcccagccctgtttaTTGAGAGTATCTGGCGAATGATCCAACAGATGGTAGATTGGtagattcatattctctctctctctctctctctctctctctctctctctctctctcactctcactctctgtgactctgcctttcaaataaatacattttaaaaatataagtaaaacacTATCAAGATTGTGCCCAACTTTAGAATGTATTTCTATTTTGGAAATATGTGTTGTTAGAATTCGGGATGTATAATTGTTCGTACAGTGTTATGATTGGTGAAGTTATGTATTCCCAAACTGAATTTAGGACACAGTGTTTAAAAAGGTTCTGTAGATTCAGGAGAAAAGAAGGACTTTCCTGTGTACTTATATGATGATTTTAAtggattatttcttattttcattaatAATCTGTAAAACCTAAGCCTGTGACCATGTTGGGTGATAggcctgtctcctgactttgtccCCTATTTTAGAGGTGGTCCAAACTGGAAATCTCTTTCCTGTGACCATTTATTAGTGCCAGTTATAGGCCATATAGTGTCCTGTGTACCTTTGAAGCATACTGCTGTGGCTAAAACCAGTATAAGACTGGCACATTTAGAATAGAAGCACATTTGGAGATCTGGAAGCAAGGAAGCCTAGATTCCCATAGGAGGTTACCAACCAGAGCATTCTGCAGAGTtcaaggagagggaggaaggggaagtgaTTTTATGAAGCTGGAGAGGCAGTTCAGATACTGAAGAGCGAGCCATGTGTACTGTGCTGTTTGGACTTTATCCTTGTGGTAAAACACAACTGATAAAGCTCTCTATGCAAAGAAGTGATTGTATGGTTTATGCTTTATCTAGAAAATACCATCTGACAAAAGTATAGAAAATTGATTGAAATAAGAAGACTGGAGGAAGGAAATCTATTTAGTATGGAATGGGAAACTTTGCTGCAGTCATGCAGACTAGAATTATTTACTCATAAACTTTGGGATTTTAACATATGGTCCATTTAGTGGAGAGAAAAGTATGAAGGGGAAatttaaggaaaagaaacaaattgtCTCCAATAAGACCTAGATTCTTTATTTTGAGGAACCTAGGTATAGCATGATATGTTTATGAAAACAGATCTGTTCTGGCAAGCTTCATGTTAAGATCTTTGAAAAGCATAACTCTAGAGTTTTATGGCTTAATTGTTTATTTTACTGATAACTGATGGTTCTGCACATGGTTCAAGTTGGGAATTATGAAAAGTTACATATTTTCAAGGATGTTTTACTTAATACTAAATATACCTAGGATTTTGGGACAAAACCTGTATTCCATGTAGTTTGAGAAACTTGttctttcaaatggaaaaattCTTCACAACAGATAAAAGAATCATTGTATTACATTTTTAATCTATACGCAGTTCAGATTTTTAACCCCAAGCTACCCCTTTTTTACTGAAATTCAAAGACATTCAGCTTGCCTTTGATGGAAACACATTGTCTCATATTTTTCACTATTGTGTGTTAGCATGAGTACatgtaaacaaaatggaaaaaaacagtTGACCCTAAGTAAGTAAATTAAGTAGAATTCAACTGGTAAGAGCAGAAGTGAGAAGCCACAAGCATTATCTCAATTGAGTTTTCAGAAGCAAAAGTAAAAGTTAAAATGGGAAACAATTAAGTGAAAGTCACAGTGCTTCTGTGATATTGTCAAAGATGAGATGCTTGAAATAACACAAGTGCCACAGACTTTGAAGTCAGATTGAATTTAATTCTGGCATCATCATTTATTAGCTGTGTAAACTTTGACAAGTTATACAGATTTTCTGAGCTCCAATTTCTTATCGGTAAAAGGAGGGTAAAAATCTGGTTCTTAAAATTATTGTATAAACAAAATAGGTATTATGTTCCTCACATTGTACTATTAGGTTTTGCCTTTGCCATTAAACTCTAAAAAGTGATAAATTATGAGAGCTGTGAAAAATCAAACCCATTCATGATGTAGCTTATGTATAAAGACTACTTTATGGATCATTTGCATTGACAgatgagaagaggaagaaaggaataaGCCTGACTCCTGAGTTTAAGACCTGCCAGTAGCAATACTGTCTCGTCCTACAATAAAGACTGCCAGAGTATGAGCATTAGTGGGGATTTGGaaagtttaataaaataaaaactgccCACTCATTGCCAGAGTTTTAGCTGGAGAGAAGCTTTCTGTGTTTTGTCTCTAAAAATACTGCTGAAGTAAATGTTGATTCTTAcgaaatgttttctttctaacAGGTTGTAAAATTAAAGCACTGAGAGCCAAGACAAACACGTATATCAAGACACCTGTTCGTGGTGAAGAGCCCATTTTTGTTGTCACTGGACGGAAAGAAGATGTTGCCATGGCCAAAAGAGAAATCCTCTCAGCTGCAGAACACTTCTCCATGATTCGTGCATCTCGAAACAAAAATGGCCCTGCCCTGGGAGGGTTGTCCTGTAGTCCTAATCTGCCTGGGCAGACCACTGTTCAAGTCAGGGTCCCCTATCGTGTGGTGGGGCTAGTGGTTGGACCCAAAGGAGCAACTATTAAAAGAATTCAGCAGCAAACCCACACCTACATCGTAACTCCAAGCAGAGATAAGGAGCCTGTCTTCGAGGTGACGGGAATGCCAGAAAATGTAGACCGAGCCCgggaagaaatagaaatgcatattgcCATGCGCACAGGAAACTATATAGAGCTCAATGAAGAGAATGATTTCCATTACAATGGTACCGATGTAAGCTTTGAAGGTGGCACTCTTGGCTCTGCGTGGCTctcctccaatccagttcctccTAGTCGTGCAAGAATGATATCTAATTATCGAAATGATAGCTCCAGTTCTCTAGGAAGTGGTTCCACAGATTCCTACTTTGGAAGCAATAGGCTGGCTGACTTCAGTCCGACAAGCCCATTTAGCACAGGAAACTTCTGGTTTGGAGACACACTACCATCTGTGGGCTCAGAAGATCTTGCAGTCGACTCTCCTGCATTTGACTCTTTACCAACATCTGCTCAAACTATCTGGACTCCATTTGAACCAGTTAACCCACTCTCTAGCTTTGGGAGTGATCCTTCTGGTAACATGAAGACTCAGCGTAGAGGAAGTCAGCCATCTACTCCTCGTCTGTCTCCTACATTTCCTGAGAGCATAGAACACCCACTTGCTCGGAGGGTTAGGAGCGACCCAcctagtacaggcaaccatgtTGGCCTTCCAATATACATCCCTGCTTTTTCTAATGGTACCAATAGTTACTCCTCTTCCAATGGTGGTTCCACCTCTAGCTCACCTCCAGAATCAAGAAGAAAGCACGACTGTGTGATTTGCTTTGAGAATGAAGTTATTGCTGCCCTTGTTCCATGTGGCCACAACCTCTTCTGCATGGAATGTGCCAACAAGATCTGTGAAAAGAGAACGCCATCATGTCCAGTTTGCCAGACAGCTGTTACTCAGGCAATCCAAATTCACtcttaactatatatatatagataaatacTATATCTCTATATGGACTCGTAAAGGCATGGGTATAATGGTACCCCCCAGTAAACTTCCTAATGAATTCTTATGACTGTTATCAGGCTTTATTGGGATTAGGCTAAAGTTGTTAGTAAACTTATAAAAGGCTGCTATGGTAACACTAAACCTAAGTGGTCTCTTGTCTGTTAGTTTGGTTTGAATTATTAATACTGTCCTGTAGACCCAGAGACATAGCTTGAATAAGAATTGCTAAAGCTGAAGTTCAACTTGGCTGAGTGAAGATCGTAGGTTTTGTGAGAAAAATGTATACATCTGAGATTTTAAGCATTGGGTCCCAAAGCCTAACCGCATTAAGAGTTTATGGAGGGTACTTGGCATTACAGATGATTCAGACACTTCCAGTGCTGCCTTCTTTACACTGCCAGTTTTGACAaaacaggtttgtttgttttttattttacaacAACTTATGCCTAATTCTGCAGGATTGCAAGGAATTTTTTAATGCATTGTGATTAATAGGGCTGATGGCAGTTTACTAGATCACTGGTTATAATTTGGGACAAAAACTGTTACATTGACCTTCATCTCGCCAGAGAGCTCAGTGGGTGATCAGCGGATCAGGAATGCAGTTGTCTCAGTTGTGAGTTCCTACCCATTGCCTCCCATAGGGAATGTGGAAATGGCCACCTGAGTTTTCCCATTTCAGGAAGGACTTTGGAATGCATCTATATTGGCTAATCACTGAGGATGCGAACATTCCATTCATTAGTCTGATCAAGctattaattaatttttagaCTAGATCAAAATGTGAAACATTTTATGTTCAGTTCATATTTGTCTTGCacattataaatacatttttattttttcataatttaggTGTGGGGGGGATAATAATGCCCTTGGCATAATTTACAAAAGCAGCTGTGACAACTTCCAATCAGTTTACTTCATTTCAAAACTATTTCCAATCACAaggaaagatttctttaaaatacgCTTGTACATTTCACCTGTGGATGTCTGTTATTTCATCCTCAGTATGTTCCCAAATCTGTGCTGGCATTGAAAGGACAAACATTATACTGGTGGGTTTTTCTACTAATTATTTTTTGAAGCATTATTTTTCCCAACACAAAAGAGCTTTTTTTCTCAGtataacaaaaaaattgaaatcctatGTGTATTCAATAGTAAAtagacaaattttattttttatttccacttGAAGAGTTACATTTCGTATAAAAGTTTACAAATAAcggtttttattttgattttttcagTATATAAAAAAAGTTGCCTTGATGGCATATTATGATGTAATGCTAATTGCTTGTAGGATAGTTAAATGTCAGTATTGAAACCTAATCTCTAGCTGCCGTCTTGTAGATATGAACGAATGTTCACCAAgcatgtattttgtattttgttgcgTTGTACACTGCAACTAATAAGCCAAGGAACCTACATATATTAGGTGCGTGTACTGTTTCTAAAACCACAAACTAAGAATGATAAATTATCAATATAGTTTAGTATTTGCTAATTTTACTACACTCTTTTGTTATGTATATGTAGGGAAGTCATAGGGATTATAAATTCAATTTGAGTAAAGTTTAAAACCATATATTTTATGATAAAGGGCCTTTAACTTAAGATGGCCAAAGCACTGATATTATATATTTGCTGTAAAGAGAATTAtaagagttttatttttctgatattaaAAGTTACTTAATAAAGACTTGTTTCCATTAACTTGAATGTACTCGCCTTGGTGTTTTTCATATAATCCATAGTCGAGACTGAAAGAGAGCTGCTTAATAGAATTGAAAATTTTCTTTCACTCAGTTTCCCCACTCCAACCTGTGCTGTTTGTTGTAGTGTGTTTTTGATGGGCTCTTAATGGTGAATGTATCTCTTATGGTCCTTGGCTAAGTTTAACTTTCTCTAAGGTAAGTATTAGAATACATGGGGATACTTACCTGGTTTTAGATTTACGTGCATGTCTGTATGGTTGCTTAGAAATAATCACTACTAACGTAATTGTAAATAATCTAGTACATTACTTTTAATACATTAATGTTCAGTGAATTCCTCAATTCAATTTAGATTTCTACTTGAAGTGTATTCTCTTAaggatttttgttctttttaccaCCAAATCTACAAAGCTGCTTTTCTAACATGAAAGTATAAGTTTTTAACTGAGTTAAAACTACTTTCTAAAAAGTTTTGTCATGAACAAAAATATTACTGCATTTATGCAGTTGATTTTATGCTGATGGGGTAAAGTTGTTACTGTtttgttaaaagaaaagaataaagacatttccactatttttaaaataaattaaaattctagTCATTCTTAACAGTTTGGACAAATCCCTGAGCTGTGCCAGAAGATGGGAATACATAGCTTTAGTGATGAGCAAGATCATTGCCCTGGGATTAACATTTGTCAGCATTGTTTCACTGATTTTAGGATTAGCCCCTGAAATACGGAAGTTAAATTTTCTTGGTGTGTTCAGAGTATTTTACAGTTAGAGTTTAGGTTGGACAGCCTATGAACTGACTTTCTTAAGAACAAGGTCAAGATCTTTCAGGGGaccttgaaaataattattttagaggCGTTTCCTGCCAGAGTAAGCCTAAACTTCGGAACTAATATTAGCAAAACTGATAAGCACTTCTCTTAGTTCTGCATCTGTACCTGCTTTTCCTTGTTACATGGCAGTGTTTTCCTGAAGTACTGGGGGAGGCTATGAACTCTGGGCCCTGTGTCACCAGCTGCCATCACCATGAACCCACTCAGGACAGTTTCAcctcatttcattttcacaaccTCAGAGGGCTGGAGGGTGGTTGGCCAGTAACGTAGAAATATTTGACGGCTAGCAATTTGGTTATTGTAAAGTTAGGTCGTTCTATAAGTGGTTTATGAGAAGAATCCGTTTGAAAAATAGGTATTTTGCAAGAATGAAAAAGGATGGATGAGGTAATACATTGCGGACATCTTTTCCATGTCAGTACACAACTGTAATTTGATAGTGACTAGTCCCTAAGTTAATTGGTTGCTATTAGGATATAAGCAACCAGGGacagtggagcatttgtaagtacACTGAGAAGCCCAACCAAGAGACCTTATTCAGTAAAGTTTAAGGTTATTTGTAGCCATTAAATtaccttacttttctttttacctGGGTGTATCTGAGTCAAATTTGTTCAGCTGACCATGTAAAATATTGAGAATTATGAAAGTTATTTTTCCTGCCATTGAGATTTCCTACTGTCTCcctctatctgcttctctgtttttgttggg of Ochotona princeps isolate mOchPri1 chromosome 18, mOchPri1.hap1, whole genome shotgun sequence contains these proteins:
- the MEX3C gene encoding RNA-binding E3 ubiquitin-protein ligase MEX3C, with protein sequence MPSGSSAALALAAAPAPLPQPPPPPPLPPPAGGPELEGDGLLLRERLAALGLNDPSPAEPGAPKTLRAATAAAAAAAQSQARRAAGLSSEERAPVGRPAAPEAAELELEEDEEEEGEEAELDGELLEEEEEEEELDEAEEEDRPSLLLLSPPAAAAASQNQPIPGGPLGSVLLPAAGFDAREAAAAAAGVLYGGDDAQGMMAAMLSHAYGPGGCGAAAAALNGEQAALLRRKSVNTTECVPVPSSEHVAEIVGRQGCKIKALRAKTNTYIKTPVRGEEPIFVVTGRKEDVAMAKREILSAAEHFSMIRASRNKNGPALGGLSCSPNLPGQTTVQVRVPYRVVGLVVGPKGATIKRIQQQTHTYIVTPSRDKEPVFEVTGMPENVDRAREEIEMHIAMRTGNYIELNEENDFHYNGTDVSFEGGTLGSAWLSSNPVPPSRARMISNYRNDSSSSLGSGSTDSYFGSNRLADFSPTSPFSTGNFWFGDTLPSVGSEDLAVDSPAFDSLPTSAQTIWTPFEPVNPLSSFGSDPSGNMKTQRRGSQPSTPRLSPTFPESIEHPLARRVRSDPPSTGNHVGLPIYIPAFSNGTNSYSSSNGGSTSSSPPESRRKHDCVICFENEVIAALVPCGHNLFCMECANKICEKRTPSCPVCQTAVTQAIQIHS